One window of the Jannaschia sp. CCS1 genome contains the following:
- a CDS encoding DUF4214 domain-containing protein, which yields MTQTARLCNYVGTSMSFANQYEWQMLALINAERAKVGADPLRLEITLNLAAENHSDWMIATDTFSHTGVGSSDPGVRIEAAGFDASRGYGWAENIAARTLGGPAGYADEIVGLHQQLMNSPGHRANLLNPAYDFIGIGFEVGEYQGQTWAFVTQKFVVTNGSVDVETANVTNYELQFNSDFNQDGIIGLTPAEEAAQAGAQIYRMYRATLDREPDLGGYEQWVQVLKEGTSGLQDIASRFMASAEFQQVYGALSDTQFVTLLYNNVLDRAPDSAGLESWVSLLSGGADRAQVVLGFSESAEFANTSSDAANAYTGALAARHETSFLDDVFRLYQATLGREPDSGGLQGWTEQLAEGKDYLSIVSGFTNSPEFVNTYGSLTDEAFVDLMYLNVLNRGADSAGQQHWLNLIGSGGTREQVVQGFAQSAEFITNTEQNFTTYMGSLEGDVLSGNTGDDILLSGYTADTFVFDADEDGKDTVLQFDAWDTLQFEGFGYTKASDALAHMQASGSNVMFSDQGVDITFFGTDLSVLEQADFIFA from the coding sequence ATGACGCAGACCGCAAGGCTCTGTAACTATGTAGGAACCTCCATGTCGTTTGCGAACCAGTATGAATGGCAGATGCTTGCTCTGATCAACGCCGAACGGGCGAAGGTGGGTGCCGATCCTCTGCGCCTTGAGATCACACTGAACCTTGCGGCTGAGAACCATAGCGACTGGATGATCGCGACGGACACGTTCTCCCACACCGGTGTTGGCTCCTCCGACCCCGGCGTTCGCATTGAAGCCGCCGGGTTTGACGCGTCACGCGGCTACGGTTGGGCCGAGAATATCGCCGCAAGAACGCTTGGTGGACCGGCAGGATATGCGGATGAGATCGTCGGATTGCATCAGCAATTGATGAACAGCCCTGGCCATAGGGCAAATCTCCTGAACCCCGCCTATGATTTCATCGGCATCGGCTTTGAAGTTGGCGAATACCAAGGGCAGACATGGGCCTTTGTAACGCAGAAGTTCGTGGTGACAAACGGATCCGTCGATGTCGAGACAGCAAACGTTACAAACTACGAGCTTCAGTTTAATTCTGACTTCAATCAGGACGGCATCATCGGCCTGACGCCAGCAGAAGAGGCCGCGCAAGCGGGCGCACAGATATATCGGATGTACCGCGCGACGCTGGATCGTGAGCCCGACCTTGGCGGATATGAGCAATGGGTTCAGGTTCTTAAAGAGGGCACGTCAGGTCTTCAGGACATCGCTAGCCGATTCATGGCGTCTGCAGAATTTCAGCAAGTCTACGGTGCTTTGAGCGATACTCAGTTCGTAACGCTCCTTTACAATAACGTGCTGGATCGTGCCCCTGACAGTGCCGGGTTGGAAAGCTGGGTGTCCCTCCTCAGCGGTGGAGCCGATCGCGCACAGGTTGTCCTGGGGTTTTCAGAAAGTGCCGAGTTCGCAAATACATCCAGTGACGCGGCAAATGCCTATACCGGCGCTCTGGCGGCACGTCATGAAACGTCTTTTCTGGACGACGTGTTCCGTCTGTACCAGGCCACCCTGGGTCGAGAGCCTGATAGTGGGGGTTTGCAGGGTTGGACGGAGCAATTGGCCGAAGGGAAAGACTATTTGTCTATCGTGTCCGGCTTCACCAACTCCCCGGAATTTGTGAACACCTACGGATCATTGACAGACGAAGCCTTCGTAGACCTGATGTACCTCAACGTCCTGAACCGAGGCGCAGATTCAGCTGGTCAACAACATTGGCTCAATCTTATCGGCAGCGGTGGCACACGCGAGCAGGTCGTGCAGGGGTTCGCGCAAAGCGCCGAGTTTATAACCAACACCGAACAGAACTTCACGACCTACATGGGCTCTTTGGAGGGCGACGTTCTTTCAGGGAACACAGGCGATGACATACTCCTGAGCGGCTATACGGCCGATACCTTCGTGTTCGATGCAGACGAAGACGGCAAAGACACTGTGCTGCAGTTCGATGCATGGGACACGCTTCAGTTCGAGGGGTTTGGCTATACCAAAGCATCCGATGCATTGGCACACATGCAAGCGTCCGGATCGAATGTGATGTTCTCTGACCAAGGCGTTGACATAACGTTCTTCGGAACCGACCTTTCCGTGCTTGAACAAGCGGACTTCATCTTCGCCTGA
- a CDS encoding DUF3768 domain-containing protein, which translates to MYLTQALMEAGDGMVNETISAVWTFDSFSEENDPDGYHDFGAVEFGGKTIFWKIYLYETNSDFRYSAETPDDPAITTSVLTIMLASDWWGKLVSPASRPAVPLKRESGPFVF; encoded by the coding sequence GTGTATCTTACCCAAGCTCTGATGGAAGCTGGCGACGGCATGGTAAACGAAACTATCTCCGCGGTTTGGACCTTCGACAGCTTTTCCGAGGAAAACGATCCTGACGGGTATCACGATTTCGGCGCGGTCGAGTTTGGAGGTAAAACCATCTTCTGGAAGATTTATCTCTATGAGACCAACTCCGACTTCCGCTACAGCGCGGAGACACCCGACGATCCCGCGATTACCACCAGCGTCCTGACCATCATGTTGGCTTCCGATTGGTGGGGCAAGTTGGTTTCTCCTGCCTCAAGGCCCGCTGTCCCTCTCAAAAGGGAAAGCGGGCCTTTTGTCTTTTGA
- a CDS encoding DUF736 family protein: MTQAHKTISVAIGALTPHPANVRANSSETYDSDSIAHLKASIAILGLIQPLLVQKLDGKYGVLASGRRHTALNELVADKAAKGFSKRTKSADDATTVCSGIIHSAKFDIAIQLERRAKMSERSSDYDITTVNKSGRKVGIGTAWNETGQNTGNHYVSMQIDVSIRSFRVNAVPTQEACDAETSAFDIISLVSNGVMKFESILGELTAMDADNAFTGYIANMMFDLDFMLIENGYKTEESHPDYRIEIRSLRGTPIRVGSAWMAKSAKTGNEYLSLLINTPDGDLRVNAIQNDEQRGGQAFSIIPFIDKLGSTAVSQRGTFACGLTG, translated from the coding sequence ATGACACAAGCTCACAAGACCATCTCCGTCGCTATCGGCGCTCTCACACCGCATCCAGCGAATGTGCGGGCTAATTCTTCTGAGACCTATGACAGCGACAGCATCGCGCACCTGAAGGCCAGCATCGCCATACTGGGTTTGATCCAGCCGCTGCTGGTTCAGAAACTAGACGGCAAGTACGGCGTACTGGCCAGCGGGCGGCGTCATACGGCGCTCAACGAACTGGTTGCCGACAAAGCAGCGAAGGGCTTTTCAAAGCGTACCAAGAGCGCCGACGATGCTACAACCGTCTGCTCCGGCATCATCCATAGTGCGAAATTCGACATCGCCATCCAGCTGGAGCGCCGCGCCAAGATGTCCGAGCGCAGCTCCGACTACGACATCACGACTGTCAATAAGTCTGGTCGCAAGGTTGGGATCGGCACGGCATGGAACGAAACCGGCCAGAACACTGGCAACCACTACGTGTCTATGCAGATAGATGTGAGCATCAGGTCGTTTCGCGTGAACGCTGTCCCGACGCAGGAAGCGTGTGACGCCGAAACCAGCGCATTCGACATCATTTCGCTGGTCTCGAACGGCGTGATGAAATTTGAATCGATCTTGGGCGAGCTGACCGCCATGGATGCCGATAACGCCTTCACCGGCTACATCGCCAACATGATGTTCGATCTGGACTTCATGCTGATCGAGAACGGCTACAAGACCGAAGAGAGCCATCCCGACTATCGCATCGAGATCCGCTCCCTGCGTGGCACCCCGATCCGAGTCGGCTCCGCTTGGATGGCGAAGAGTGCCAAGACCGGCAACGAGTACCTGTCACTGCTGATCAACACACCCGATGGGGATCTGCGCGTGAACGCCATCCAGAACGACGAACAACGCGGAGGGCAGGCGTTCTCTATCATCCCGTTCATCGATAAGCTCGGATCAACGGCAGTCAGTCAGCGAGGGACTTTCGCTTGTGGCCTGACCGGCTAG
- a CDS encoding conjugal transfer protein TraD, whose protein sequence is MRNWQVERRKRTRHLIELGGLVVKAGIVDLADDDRVLIYGALLWIAAKHKSDEGDRAREIWTRMGKAGFEADQLGDLPSNR, encoded by the coding sequence ATGCGCAACTGGCAGGTCGAGCGCCGCAAACGCACGCGGCATCTGATCGAACTTGGAGGCCTCGTCGTCAAAGCCGGGATCGTGGACCTCGCTGACGACGACCGGGTCCTGATCTACGGCGCGCTTCTGTGGATCGCCGCGAAGCATAAAAGCGACGAAGGGGACCGTGCGCGAGAGATCTGGACGAGGATGGGGAAGGCGGGGTTCGAAGCGGACCAGCTAGGAGACCTGCCGTCCAACCGATAG
- a CDS encoding conjugal transfer protein TraD, producing MEATMRKPRDFDAELTALEAKARALKTRKVQQLGELVVATGADAFNVEELAGAMIVLAETTDTGKREAWAKRGAAFFQGRTRRPAKADERNAKSAPAQSDSPQSAPSEKGAR from the coding sequence ATGGAGGCAACGATGCGCAAACCAAGAGACTTCGACGCGGAGCTGACCGCACTAGAGGCGAAGGCAAGGGCCCTGAAGACCCGCAAGGTGCAGCAGCTTGGTGAGTTGGTCGTCGCCACCGGGGCCGATGCGTTCAATGTGGAAGAGCTGGCCGGTGCCATGATCGTGCTGGCCGAGACCACGGATACCGGCAAAAGGGAGGCCTGGGCGAAGCGCGGGGCCGCGTTCTTTCAAGGCCGGACGCGGAGACCTGCAAAGGCAGATGAACGCAACGCGAAGAGCGCTCCAGCGCAATCTGACAGCCCGCAATCGGCACCAAGCGAAAAAGGCGCGAGGTGA
- the traA gene encoding Ti-type conjugative transfer relaxase TraA, with translation MAIYHLHVKVIGRAAGSSAVASAAYRSASRLRDDRIERSHDFTAKRGVVHSEVMLSENAPEAWGDREQLWNAVEAGELRKDAQLAREVEFAIPREMTQAQSIALARDFVQSEFVAQGMIADLNVHWERGEDGTLKPHAHVMLTMREVEGDGFGQKVRDWNRTALIERWRECWADLANARMAELDIDARIDHRSLEDQGIALEPQSQIGAPAQRIAGEGSAADRAEMHREIARDNGERIIANPALALEAITHQQSTFTDRDMARFAHRHSDGIDQFNAVLDEVRRAPNLVALGQDGRGEDRFTTRAMVEAERRLHRAAHRMAKTDRHNVREDLRKAAMAHAEERGLVLSGEQADALAHVTGGRDLGLVIGPAGTGKGAMLGVAREAWEVEGYRVRGAALSGIAAEGLEGGSGIVSRTIASLEHGWERGRDTLTTRDILVIDEAGMVGTRQLERVLSHAVDAGAKVVLVGDPQQLQSIEAGAAFRALHERYGGARIDEVRRQHEDWQREATRDLASGHVGMAIQTYDGHDMVHAAETRQQAREDLIDRWDRERQAAPDESRIILTHTNAEVQALNELAREKMRAVGDLGEEVDLSVERGDRRFASGDRVMFLQNDRGLGVKNGTLGTIEAVSVRSMTVQADGGRAITFDLKDYDRIDHGYAATIHKAQGMTVDRTHVLATPGLDAHSSYVALSRHRNGVDLHYGQDDFATTARLIRTLSRDRAKEMALDYEAEDPMQAYAERRGISFKDRVIEIAHKVLPEKLRDGVDGLLTGARSPGDGATGREGEPGPRRDTATAMDRPLEGPSPASEPGGDPEKAVRIARTKALVRHAQAFDAVISAEEAEFRTNPTYKQELTAARKAFEEVRPYGWHDAEAAYAKEPTLAHEAGSGQVNRTIRALHMETELRTDQTRADSFVERWQKLDRANERHYQEGNYAKRESTQEAMQGMARSLERDPQLESLLANRKRDLGITFDTGHKSLGRDLAINHGLDHELSRSRGLSR, from the coding sequence ATGGCGATCTATCATCTTCATGTGAAGGTCATCGGGCGCGCAGCTGGCTCAAGCGCGGTTGCGTCCGCTGCTTACCGGTCAGCGTCCCGGCTGCGTGACGACCGGATCGAGCGCAGCCATGACTTCACAGCCAAGCGTGGCGTTGTTCATTCGGAGGTGATGTTGTCGGAGAATGCGCCCGAGGCTTGGGGCGACCGCGAACAGCTCTGGAATGCCGTCGAGGCGGGCGAGCTTCGCAAGGACGCGCAACTGGCGCGCGAGGTGGAGTTCGCCATTCCGCGCGAGATGACGCAGGCGCAGAGCATCGCGCTGGCCCGTGATTTTGTCCAATCGGAGTTTGTGGCTCAGGGCATGATCGCCGATCTCAATGTGCACTGGGAGCGCGGCGAAGATGGGACACTCAAACCCCATGCCCATGTGATGCTTACGATGCGCGAGGTCGAGGGAGATGGCTTTGGTCAAAAGGTCCGGGACTGGAACCGGACAGCGCTGATCGAGCGCTGGCGGGAGTGTTGGGCGGACCTTGCCAATGCGCGGATGGCCGAACTCGACATCGATGCGCGGATCGACCATCGGAGCCTAGAGGACCAAGGGATCGCGTTGGAGCCGCAGAGCCAGATCGGGGCGCCTGCGCAGAGGATCGCAGGTGAGGGCAGCGCCGCCGATCGCGCCGAGATGCACCGCGAGATTGCGCGGGACAACGGCGAGAGGATCATCGCCAATCCCGCGCTGGCGCTGGAGGCCATCACCCATCAGCAATCGACCTTCACGGACCGCGACATGGCGCGGTTTGCGCATCGTCACAGCGACGGGATCGATCAGTTCAACGCGGTGTTGGATGAGGTGCGCCGCGCGCCGAATTTGGTGGCTTTGGGTCAGGACGGGCGGGGTGAGGACCGGTTCACGACACGGGCCATGGTCGAAGCAGAGCGGCGCCTGCACCGCGCGGCGCACCGAATGGCAAAGACGGACCGTCATAATGTGCGAGAGGATCTCCGGAAGGCGGCGATGGCGCACGCGGAAGAGCGTGGCCTGGTGTTGTCTGGCGAGCAGGCCGATGCGCTGGCCCATGTGACCGGCGGTCGTGATCTGGGCCTTGTTATTGGTCCGGCCGGGACGGGAAAGGGCGCAATGCTCGGCGTGGCGCGAGAGGCCTGGGAAGTTGAAGGGTATCGGGTCCGAGGTGCGGCATTGTCGGGGATCGCGGCGGAGGGTCTCGAAGGTGGATCCGGCATCGTATCGCGCACCATTGCCAGTCTCGAACACGGTTGGGAAAGAGGTCGCGACACGCTGACCACCCGCGATATCCTGGTGATCGATGAGGCCGGCATGGTCGGCACGCGGCAGCTGGAGCGCGTGCTGTCGCATGCGGTAGATGCCGGGGCCAAGGTTGTGCTGGTGGGCGATCCACAGCAGTTGCAATCGATCGAGGCTGGTGCTGCTTTCCGCGCGCTTCACGAGCGTTATGGCGGGGCACGGATCGACGAGGTTCGCCGCCAGCACGAAGACTGGCAGCGCGAGGCCACCCGCGATCTCGCATCCGGGCACGTCGGCATGGCGATCCAAACTTACGATGGCCACGACATGGTGCATGCCGCCGAGACGCGACAGCAGGCGCGCGAGGATCTGATCGACAGATGGGATCGGGAGCGGCAGGCAGCACCAGATGAGAGCCGGATCATCCTGACCCACACGAACGCCGAGGTGCAGGCCCTGAACGAGTTGGCCCGAGAGAAGATGCGGGCGGTGGGGGACTTGGGTGAGGAGGTTGACCTATCCGTCGAACGGGGTGATCGGCGCTTTGCCAGCGGTGATCGTGTCATGTTCCTGCAAAACGATCGGGGCCTCGGGGTGAAAAACGGCACCCTTGGAACGATTGAGGCAGTCAGCGTTCGAAGCATGACGGTCCAAGCAGACGGCGGACGTGCCATCACCTTCGACCTCAAGGATTATGACCGAATTGACCACGGCTATGCCGCGACCATCCACAAGGCCCAGGGCATGACCGTGGACCGCACCCATGTACTGGCCACGCCGGGGCTGGATGCCCATAGCAGCTATGTCGCCCTGTCACGGCATCGGAATGGCGTGGATCTGCACTACGGCCAAGACGACTTCGCCACGACCGCGCGGCTGATCCGCACACTGTCCCGCGACCGGGCCAAGGAAATGGCGCTGGATTACGAAGCGGAGGATCCGATGCAAGCCTATGCCGAGCGGCGGGGCATCAGCTTCAAGGATCGGGTCATCGAGATTGCGCACAAAGTGCTGCCGGAGAAGCTACGTGATGGGGTTGATGGTCTGCTGACCGGAGCGCGCTCCCCCGGAGACGGCGCGACCGGACGGGAGGGCGAGCCGGGGCCGCGACGGGACACAGCGACTGCGATGGACAGGCCGCTCGAAGGCCCATCACCAGCAAGCGAGCCCGGCGGGGATCCGGAGAAGGCCGTTCGGATCGCCCGCACGAAAGCGCTGGTCCGTCATGCCCAGGCGTTCGATGCCGTCATCAGCGCAGAGGAGGCTGAGTTCAGAACCAATCCAACCTACAAGCAAGAGCTGACCGCCGCGCGCAAGGCGTTCGAAGAGGTGCGGCCCTACGGCTGGCACGATGCCGAGGCGGCCTATGCCAAGGAACCCACCCTGGCCCACGAGGCAGGATCGGGCCAAGTCAATCGGACCATCCGCGCCCTGCATATGGAGACGGAGCTCCGCACCGATCAGACCCGGGCTGACAGCTTCGTCGAGCGCTGGCAGAAGCTCGACCGGGCCAACGAGCGCCACTACCAGGAAGGAAACTACGCCAAACGCGAATCAACGCAGGAGGCGATGCAAGGCATGGCGCGCAGCCTCGAACGCGATCCGCAGCTGGAATCCCTTTTGGCCAACCGCAAGCGCGACCTTGGGATCACGTTCGACACTGGCCACAAAAGCCTTGGCCGCGATCTCGCGATCAACCACGGCCTCGATCACGAGCTTAGCCGCAGCCGCGGCCTCAGCCGCTGA
- a CDS encoding helix-turn-helix transcriptional regulator, producing MSHPDRIVRLTTVLDRTGLSRSTLYRKIAEGTFPAQLRISVHGAGWRESEINGWVEDPMGWRPECEQQ from the coding sequence ATGTCCCACCCAGACCGCATCGTTCGCCTCACAACCGTCCTCGACCGCACCGGCCTGTCCCGATCCACCCTCTACCGCAAAATCGCAGAAGGGACCTTTCCCGCGCAGCTCCGGATCAGCGTTCATGGCGCAGGCTGGCGGGAGTCCGAGATCAACGGATGGGTAGAGGATCCGATGGGGTGGAGGCCGGAGTGTGAGCAACAATGA